One Chondrinema litorale genomic window, AGTTGCTTCAGTGATATCGTCAAAGTCAATCACATTCTCTTTTTTATCTTTAAAAAGGTGTGTTTGATCTTGATAACCTTTTCTTATTTTCTCATTGTATTTCTTTTTCCATTGAGAAACCGGATATTCTGCTTCGGCACCTTTCGCACCAACTCTTCCATAAACTACCGAAAACATCCCACCTGGTTTTTCAGACATTTCGTAATACTTGTTATTGTTTTGATCACTCACCATTATAAGGCGGCATTTTCTAAGATTTTGAGAAGAGTCGATTTGTTGCATTTTCTTTTAAGTTTTGGTTGACATGCTACAAATCAATAGAGGCAGTCCGTACACTATTTACGAACTAAAAAAATTATCAGATTTTTTTCGAAAAATTTAAAAAAGCTTGATTTTTTACGATAAACAGAGATTTTGAGCTAACTCTTTGTACCTTAAATCCGTTTTTAATACCAATATTTTGGCTTTTTTTTTACGATTACTATCTTAAACTAAAGATTCTAAAATCTTTAATGCACCCATTTTTTAATCCAATTACATGAAAAAGTATTTTTTAATTTTACTATGCTTATCATTTGCAAACTTCGGTAATGCACAAATTCCAGAAGAGGCATTTACCTTGACAAACTCCATGTACAAGCTTTGGGAAAATGGCGAAACAGATAAAGCATTAGAAGCCTCATTAAAACTGTATGAGCTATACCTTCCATTTCTAACCGACAGGATTCATAACACTTTATCTCAGAAAGTACTAGCAGCAGAAGACACCTCTCAAATTTATAATTATGTAGACAAACTATATGCAGCGAATAATGCGGAGATTAATGAGTTAATTAGTCCATTTTATTATTGGACAAAAGTTAAAACAACTAAAAATCCTGAAAAACTTGAACAAGCTTTTATCAATCTAAGCGGAACACTATCCGACAGCTCAAACTATAAAACAATGGCTGAGCGATATTGCTTATTGGCGATTAACGATCTAGAAAATAGCCTTGTAATAGATAAGCAAATGCGGAAAAATTTACTTCAGAAGATCATTAATAATCTAGAAAAATATCCTGATCTCACTAAAAGTGTTCAAGGTAGAAGCTTAACCGAAGAGCGTGCTTGGAACCGATATTTATTGGCTTACAGCTATTATACCTTGTACAATTCATTTGAAAAAAATGGGGAATATTTGGTTAAAGCGGCTGCTTACAGTCCAGATATGTTAGACTTGAATGTAGTACATGCCTATTTTTATGATGCAGCATTGCTTACTGACGATACTGATAATATTGGCTACAAATCTGTTTATGCCAACTATTTAATAGAAAACAACCAAACAGAAGATGCCCTTAACCTTTATACTGAAGTGACTTTTAATTCACCCACAGATGAAAACCTAGAAACACTAAAAGAGATTTATAATAGCAGTGCGCAAAAAGAAGATTTTAATACCTATTGGTTTAACTACATCAATAAAATGGCAAAGTCAACACCTGCAGTAGCTTTTGACTTTACTGATGAAAAGTTAGATTTAAGCAAAAAATCTGGTAAGTGGATTTTTATAGATATATGGGGAACTTGGTGTGCGCCATGTGTTAGAGAACTACCAAAGTTGCAATCTTTTTATGTGGATAATAGCGCAAATTCTGATTCTAATTTAAAGATTTATACTCTATGCACTCCTGATAAAAACCTACCCGAATTTATGACTAAAAATAACTATACTTTCCCTGTTAGC contains:
- a CDS encoding TlpA family protein disulfide reductase; this translates as MKKYFLILLCLSFANFGNAQIPEEAFTLTNSMYKLWENGETDKALEASLKLYELYLPFLTDRIHNTLSQKVLAAEDTSQIYNYVDKLYAANNAEINELISPFYYWTKVKTTKNPEKLEQAFINLSGTLSDSSNYKTMAERYCLLAINDLENSLVIDKQMRKNLLQKIINNLEKYPDLTKSVQGRSLTEERAWNRYLLAYSYYTLYNSFEKNGEYLVKAAAYSPDMLDLNVVHAYFYDAALLTDDTDNIGYKSVYANYLIENNQTEDALNLYTEVTFNSPTDENLETLKEIYNSSAQKEDFNTYWFNYINKMAKSTPAVAFDFTDEKLDLSKKSGKWIFIDIWGTWCAPCVRELPKLQSFYVDNSANSDSNLKIYTLCTPDKNLPEFMTKNNYTFPVSEIDKESTIKLEVQGYPTKILITPEGKYLVIPFDTEWQTYVKNYALL